The DNA window TGCCGAGTATCAGTCCACCGATCGGAAGATCGTGATTCGCAATCGTTCGACCGAGGAAATTCTTGTTACGGCCGGAAGCCTCGCGTCCCGAGACGCCGCGAAGAACGATCTCACCGAAGGCTTCGATCGTGTCGTGCGAGGAAAGAGCGAACTTCGCAAAGCACTGGGCAAACTCAGCGCCGCGTTGCTGGTGCCGAATGTATCCTACGATCAATCGCAATCCGACAGTTCGCGCAAGCTGATCGCGGCGCGCGTCCCTCGTACCGAAGGCGTGGTACTCGAAGGGCAGAAGATTATCGGCAAAGGCGACGTCATTACGCCGCAGGCCAAAGCCGCGCTCGAAAGCCTGGCCGAAGCACGCATCGAGCAAGGCGGTACCGGCACGATGATCGGCCGTGCGCTCGGCACAATCGGGCACGTCTTCATCATCGTGACGCTGTTCGTACTCTACGTCAAGTTTATTCGCCGGCGCATTTATAAAGACAATGCGCAACTACTTCTGATCTCGGTCATCCTGATCTTCCCCGCGCTGCTGGCGTATGTGTCGGTACTGATCCACACCTCGTTCCCGGTCGAGTATCTGATCTTGATCCCGGTATCGTCGATGCTGCTGACGGTGCTCTTCGATTCGCGAACCGGATTCTATGGGACTGTAATCGCCGCGCTGCTTGTCGCCGGTATCCGCGGCAACGACTATAACGTAGCACTCGCCGGACTTTCGGCCGGGGCGTTCGCTGCCTACACCGTACGCGATCTTCGCAGCCGCTCGCAACTCTTCACGAGCATCGGGTTCATCTTCCTCGGCTACGTGATCGCGATTGCAGCGCTGTCGTTCGAGCGCGGCATGCCGCTGAACGAACTGGGGCTCGAGCTAATCGCCGCCGCGGTGAATTCGCTGATCTCGCCTGTGCTGACGCTCGCATTCGTCTATGTCGTCGAAGGGATGTTCGATACCGTCAGCGACCTCCGGCTTGTGGAATTCGACGACATCAACCATCCGCTTCTGCAGCGGCTTTCGCTCGAAGCGCCTGGGACGTATCATCACACAATGCTTGTCGCGCAGCTATCGGAGAATGCCGCCGTTGCCATCGGAGCGAACGCCCTGCTCGCGAAAGTTGGTGCACTCTACCACGACATCGGCAAGATCGCATCGCCCACGGATTTTATCGAAAACCAGATCGCCGATCAAGCGAACGTGCACGACACACTCTCCGCGATCGAAAGCGCTTCGAGAGTACGCGCACATGTCATTGCCGGGATCGCACTCGCGCGCGAACATAACTTGCCCGAGAAACTGGTTGATTTCATCCCGATGCATCACGGTACGATGCGCATCTCGTTTTTCTATCAGCAGGCGTTGAACTCGATGTCGGCCGGCGGAACGCTTGACGATTCGCTCTTCCGCTATCCAGGCCCGAAGCCAAATTCGAAAGAGACGGCGATCCTCATGCTTGCCGATGCGTCCGAAGCCATCACCCGCAATCTCGGTTCGCACATCGAAGAACCGACTGTCGAGATCCTTGAAACAGAACTCGGCATGCTCTTCCGCGACCGCATTGCCGACGGGCAGCTCGACGAGTGCGACCTGACGATGCGCGACCTCGTGATCGTTCGCAACGTTTTCGCACGACTGCTTATCGGCACATTCCACTCGCGCATCAACTACCCGCAAGCGTCTGCAAAGCGTACCGAGCCCGCCTCCAATGCCTGAGCCGAGGAAACGAAGCCCCGAGGAACGCGCGTATCTGTCGTACCTAAAGATCGAGCGTGGCCTCAGCGG is part of the Bacteroidota bacterium genome and encodes:
- a CDS encoding HDIG domain-containing protein, with the translated sequence MKRFLRRFFERITRALRSNRWRRSKFVRLTIGIGLTLVLAVLFPQAQSPQNVTGYSVGALWTSADVVAPFNFRLLKDPTKYRGEVNRALENYYPVFIFDTSAKQRTIDSVRTVLAAIGATSDSGATASEPVSKIVATAELSSDETTLIRRYVNESRTLTAKSAEPDLQAITSVIGAVFDKSRICTNVPAEYQSTDRKIVIRNRSTEEILVTAGSLASRDAAKNDLTEGFDRVVRGKSELRKALGKLSAALLVPNVSYDQSQSDSSRKLIAARVPRTEGVVLEGQKIIGKGDVITPQAKAALESLAEARIEQGGTGTMIGRALGTIGHVFIIVTLFVLYVKFIRRRIYKDNAQLLLISVILIFPALLAYVSVLIHTSFPVEYLILIPVSSMLLTVLFDSRTGFYGTVIAALLVAGIRGNDYNVALAGLSAGAFAAYTVRDLRSRSQLFTSIGFIFLGYVIAIAALSFERGMPLNELGLELIAAAVNSLISPVLTLAFVYVVEGMFDTVSDLRLVEFDDINHPLLQRLSLEAPGTYHHTMLVAQLSENAAVAIGANALLAKVGALYHDIGKIASPTDFIENQIADQANVHDTLSAIESASRVRAHVIAGIALAREHNLPEKLVDFIPMHHGTMRISFFYQQALNSMSAGGTLDDSLFRYPGPKPNSKETAILMLADASEAITRNLGSHIEEPTVEILETELGMLFRDRIADGQLDECDLTMRDLVIVRNVFARLLIGTFHSRINYPQASAKRTEPASNA